From a region of the Actinomadura luzonensis genome:
- a CDS encoding serine hydrolase domain-containing protein: MDVSRRAFAGGALLAALAATGRPVAQAAAAPSREDWRAFHAYLKDLAAAGKFSGAVLVAKHGRPVLNNAYGMADKVRNEVNTPRTRFCIGSMGKMITGVAVAQLVQQGKVSFQDTIGTHVKGFPDEIADTVTVHHLLTHTSGMGEIPGNDHAQTDVDVLMKEIVKQPLTSEPGAKMQYSNAGYIVLGALIEQVGKQDYADYVRKHILTPARMHDTFLGPWTPAKVKRMAHPYALFDTNGQWVGMPTMDGTTPEGELRDLGDQPDGASPAGGAISTVGDMLNFAQALRGHRLLNAKLTRTVMEGKVQGLNKDSKYGYGFSDELRGGVRVVGHNGGIPGYWSELDMFPTKGYTIVILTNQDLALFEPLRKARTLITG; encoded by the coding sequence ATGGATGTCAGCCGCAGGGCCTTTGCCGGCGGAGCGTTGCTGGCAGCGCTCGCCGCCACCGGACGGCCGGTCGCGCAGGCGGCCGCTGCTCCCTCACGAGAAGACTGGCGTGCCTTCCATGCCTACCTGAAGGACCTGGCCGCCGCCGGGAAGTTCTCGGGAGCGGTCCTGGTGGCCAAGCACGGCCGGCCGGTACTGAACAACGCCTACGGCATGGCCGACAAGGTCAGGAACGAGGTCAACACGCCGCGGACGCGGTTCTGCATCGGCTCCATGGGCAAGATGATCACCGGCGTCGCCGTCGCCCAGCTCGTCCAGCAAGGCAAGGTCTCCTTCCAGGACACGATCGGCACGCACGTCAAGGGCTTCCCGGACGAGATCGCCGACACGGTGACCGTCCACCACCTCCTCACCCACACCTCGGGCATGGGCGAGATTCCCGGGAACGACCATGCGCAGACCGACGTCGACGTGCTGATGAAGGAGATCGTCAAGCAGCCGCTGACGTCCGAGCCGGGCGCGAAGATGCAGTACAGCAACGCCGGCTACATCGTCCTGGGCGCGCTCATCGAGCAGGTGGGCAAGCAGGACTACGCCGACTACGTCCGCAAGCACATCCTGACGCCCGCGCGGATGCACGACACCTTCCTCGGCCCCTGGACGCCCGCCAAGGTCAAGCGCATGGCGCATCCCTACGCGCTGTTCGACACGAACGGCCAGTGGGTCGGCATGCCGACGATGGACGGCACCACCCCGGAGGGCGAGCTGCGCGACCTCGGCGACCAGCCCGACGGGGCGTCCCCCGCCGGTGGCGCCATCTCCACCGTGGGCGACATGCTCAACTTCGCCCAGGCCCTGCGGGGACACCGGCTGCTCAACGCCAAGCTCACCCGGACCGTCATGGAAGGCAAGGTGCAAGGCCTGAACAAGGACAGCAAGTACGGCTACGGCTTCAGCGACGAACTGCGGGGCGGCGTGCGCGTGGTGGGCCACAACGGCGGCATCCCCGGCTACTGGAGTGAGCTGGACATGTTCCCCACCAAGGGCTACACCATCGTCATTCTCACCAACCAGGACCTCGCCCTCTTCGAGCCACTCAGGAAGGCCAGAACCCTGATAACGGGTTAG
- a CDS encoding serine hydrolase domain-containing protein has protein sequence MSRARAAGLTGLASAMLALSLHTSATAAVEVKTGDVQQAMKDLAKTDGVVGAIGELYVDGRRQGQGSAGTRLLGGKGGHIPAASRYRVGSQTKLMTATVVLQLVKEGKLRLEDTLAAVLPQVAQQDLVERAGEITVQQLLRHSSGIPDFFASGKFDDAFDFTTYYSPIDLVKASREVPRTGEPGAGFAYSNTNYVLLGLIVEKVTGRSLSAELERRLFVPLGMKHTYLTTRPPQGIKGPHGHGYHPDAKGRPRDVDRQNASFGGAAGGVVSTSGDLSAFYRALGQGRLLPADLQRAVGQPRPDLCGGTVAAAAGSGPGFLAVTYTSADGRTQFAVSTTLKIDNRQAMPINDAMNKAAASVLCP, from the coding sequence ATGAGCCGTGCACGAGCGGCCGGCCTGACCGGGTTGGCATCGGCCATGCTGGCGTTGAGTCTCCACACCTCCGCCACCGCCGCCGTCGAGGTCAAGACGGGAGACGTCCAGCAGGCGATGAAGGACCTGGCGAAGACGGACGGCGTGGTGGGGGCCATCGGCGAGCTGTACGTCGACGGCCGGCGCCAGGGGCAGGGGAGCGCGGGGACCCGCCTGCTCGGCGGCAAGGGCGGGCACATTCCCGCGGCTTCCCGTTACCGGGTCGGGTCCCAGACCAAGCTCATGACGGCCACCGTGGTCCTGCAACTGGTCAAGGAGGGCAAGCTCCGCCTGGAGGACACGCTGGCCGCCGTTCTGCCCCAGGTGGCGCAGCAGGACCTGGTCGAGCGGGCCGGCGAGATCACCGTCCAGCAGCTGCTCCGCCACAGCTCCGGCATCCCCGACTTCTTCGCTTCGGGGAAGTTCGACGACGCCTTCGACTTCACGACCTACTACTCCCCGATCGACCTGGTGAAGGCCTCCCGCGAGGTCCCCCGCACCGGGGAGCCGGGCGCGGGGTTCGCCTACTCCAACACCAACTACGTTCTCCTCGGCCTGATCGTGGAGAAGGTGACCGGCCGCAGCCTGTCCGCCGAGCTGGAGCGGCGTCTCTTCGTACCGCTGGGGATGAAGCACACCTACCTGACCACCAGGCCTCCTCAGGGGATCAAGGGCCCGCACGGGCACGGCTACCACCCCGACGCCAAGGGCAGGCCGCGCGACGTCGACCGGCAGAACGCGAGCTTCGGCGGCGCGGCCGGAGGAGTGGTCTCCACCTCCGGCGATCTGAGCGCCTTCTACCGCGCGCTCGGCCAGGGCCGGCTGCTGCCGGCGGACCTGCAAAGAGCGGTCGGACAGCCGCGGCCCGATCTGTGCGGCGGGACGGTCGCGGCGGCCGCGGGCAGCGGCCCCGGCTTCCTGGCGGTGACCTACACCTCCGCCGACGGCCGGACCCAGTTCGCGGTATCCACCACCTTGAAGATCGACAACCGGCAGGCCATGCCGATCAATGACGCCATGAACAAGGCCGCCGCGAGCGTGCTCTGTCCCTAG
- a CDS encoding NBR1-Ig-like domain-containing protein has product MSGRSGAISHTTLHEATKGNRLPSWETTVEFVKACDADPAAYRERWESANRVVRSAGTGDRAGRELAEARAVPLTTGSPAARPAGGITVSVPPPPLGDARPAPPAPGTNGRPRPPTRPAVLVTAAAVVGVAALAVAATTWGFRTEPAGPAPSAAGLSPADCPVRATNPPWAAPPHEGDAAQFIADITLSDCTRVPAGETVSKVWRLKNAGTVPWKGYSLRRLDPGRQADQCQTISDVPIKDTPPGETVDIQTAVTTPRKPGLCYVRFKVVDASGAVAFPGNRPINFQIIVE; this is encoded by the coding sequence ATGTCCGGCAGGTCGGGGGCGATCTCCCACACCACGCTGCACGAGGCCACGAAGGGCAACCGGCTCCCGAGCTGGGAGACCACCGTCGAGTTCGTCAAGGCGTGCGACGCGGACCCGGCCGCCTACCGCGAACGGTGGGAGAGCGCGAACCGGGTGGTCAGATCGGCGGGCACCGGTGACCGTGCGGGCCGCGAGCTCGCGGAAGCCCGTGCCGTGCCCCTCACCACCGGGTCCCCGGCGGCCAGGCCGGCCGGCGGGATCACGGTGTCCGTGCCGCCGCCTCCGCTCGGCGACGCCCGGCCCGCACCGCCCGCGCCAGGGACGAACGGGCGACCCCGGCCGCCGACCCGCCCCGCCGTGCTGGTGACGGCGGCCGCCGTCGTGGGAGTGGCGGCGCTGGCCGTGGCCGCCACCACCTGGGGCTTCAGGACGGAGCCGGCCGGCCCCGCCCCGTCGGCCGCCGGGCTGTCCCCGGCCGACTGCCCGGTCCGCGCCACCAACCCGCCCTGGGCCGCGCCGCCGCACGAGGGCGACGCCGCCCAGTTCATCGCGGACATCACGCTGTCCGACTGCACCCGCGTCCCCGCAGGCGAGACCGTGAGCAAGGTGTGGCGGCTGAAGAACGCCGGCACCGTGCCGTGGAAGGGGTACTCGCTGCGCCGCCTCGACCCCGGCCGGCAGGCCGACCAGTGCCAGACCATCTCCGACGTGCCGATCAAGGACACCCCGCCCGGCGAGACGGTCGACATTCAGACCGCCGTCACCACGCCCAGGAAGCCGGGCCTGTGCTACGTGCGCTTCAAGGTGGTGGACGCCTCGGGCGCGGTCGCGTTCCCCGGGAACCGGCCGATCAACTTCCAGATCATCGTCGAGTGA
- a CDS encoding sensor histidine kinase, whose translation MLTARARLAVLQTALVLAAGAALAGLTYLLMKRRPALVTHLDPAGPDAQGTLRLVPQPQDLRELADRVQADTLSALLPQAGLALVVVTALAAVLAWLVAGRVLRPIRVISSAARRLSAENLTERVPVTTPADELSTLAGTVNDMLDRIQRGVAERDRILDSQRLFTANAAHELRTPLTTARTAIDVTLDGNPSRDELLAMAGDVRDAVTHMQRVLDGLLLLARSQAGSGAREPADLAAIAADVLDTARERATAAGMAVHARLRPALVTGEPVLLERLVGNLVDNAVRHNHAGGHLVVETCTAGPRAVLRIRNTGREIAPEEAQTLLEPFVHGQGTRVRTDGPGLGLGLSIVRAITHAHQGNLAIAARAGGGLDITIELPPHSRAAERPARRPAAVTAQPAG comes from the coding sequence ATGCTGACCGCCCGCGCCCGGCTCGCCGTCCTGCAGACCGCCCTCGTGCTGGCCGCGGGGGCCGCGCTGGCCGGGTTGACCTACCTGCTGATGAAGCGCCGCCCGGCGCTCGTCACCCATCTGGACCCGGCCGGCCCCGACGCGCAGGGCACGCTGCGGCTGGTGCCGCAGCCGCAGGACCTGCGCGAGCTGGCCGACCGGGTGCAGGCCGACACGCTGTCCGCGCTGCTGCCCCAGGCCGGTCTGGCGCTCGTCGTGGTGACCGCCCTGGCCGCCGTCCTGGCCTGGCTGGTGGCCGGACGGGTGCTGCGGCCGATCCGCGTGATTTCCTCGGCCGCCCGGCGGCTGTCGGCCGAGAACCTCACCGAACGGGTCCCGGTCACCACCCCGGCCGACGAGCTGTCGACGCTGGCCGGCACGGTCAACGACATGCTGGACCGCATCCAGCGCGGCGTCGCCGAGCGCGACCGGATCCTGGACAGCCAGCGGCTGTTCACCGCCAACGCCGCCCACGAGCTGCGCACCCCGCTGACCACCGCCCGCACCGCGATCGACGTCACCCTGGACGGAAACCCCAGCCGGGACGAACTGCTCGCGATGGCCGGCGACGTCCGCGACGCCGTCACCCACATGCAGCGCGTCCTGGACGGGCTGCTGCTGCTGGCCCGCAGCCAGGCCGGCTCCGGCGCGCGCGAACCGGCCGACCTGGCCGCCATCGCGGCCGACGTCCTCGACACGGCGCGGGAGCGGGCGACAGCCGCCGGCATGGCCGTACATGCAAGGCTGCGGCCGGCGCTGGTCACCGGCGAGCCCGTCCTGCTGGAACGCCTGGTCGGCAACCTGGTCGACAACGCGGTGCGCCACAACCACGCCGGCGGGCACCTCGTCGTCGAGACGTGCACAGCGGGCCCGCGCGCCGTGCTGCGGATCCGCAACACCGGCCGCGAGATCGCGCCCGAGGAAGCTCAGACGCTGCTGGAACCGTTCGTGCACGGACAGGGCACCCGCGTCCGCACCGACGGCCCCGGCCTGGGCCTGGGACTGTCCATCGTGCGCGCGATCACCCATGCCCACCAGGGGAACCTCGCGATCGCCGCCCGCGCGGGCGGCGGCCTCGACATCACCATCGAGCTCCCGCCTCACTCACGGGCCGCGGAGCGGCCGGCACGACGACCCGCTGCGGTCACCGCACAGCCGGCTGGATGA
- a CDS encoding response regulator transcription factor produces MRVLLVEDEQPLARYIEAGLRKHGFTVDVALDGRSALDKCELTPYEVVVLDRDLPEVHGDQVCRRLVQRGVSRVLMLTASDAVEDRVGGLMLGADDYLGKPFAFSELVARVHALVRRSAPARPPVLRAGGVSLDPARRSAERDGRLLRLTPKEFGVLEQLLAAGGDVISAETLLEKVWDEHADPFTNAVRITVGTLRRKLGDPPLIETVIGAGYRIGP; encoded by the coding sequence ATGCGTGTGCTCCTGGTCGAGGACGAGCAGCCCCTCGCCCGTTACATCGAGGCCGGGCTGCGCAAGCACGGTTTCACCGTGGACGTCGCCCTGGACGGCCGTAGTGCGCTGGACAAGTGCGAGCTGACCCCGTACGAGGTGGTCGTGCTGGACCGGGACCTGCCGGAGGTGCACGGCGACCAGGTCTGCCGCCGGCTGGTGCAGCGGGGCGTGTCGCGGGTGCTGATGCTGACCGCGTCCGACGCGGTGGAGGACCGGGTCGGCGGGCTGATGCTGGGCGCCGACGACTATCTCGGCAAGCCGTTCGCCTTCTCCGAGCTGGTCGCCCGGGTGCACGCGCTCGTCCGGCGCAGCGCGCCGGCCCGTCCACCGGTGCTGCGCGCCGGCGGGGTGAGCCTGGATCCGGCCCGGCGCAGCGCCGAGCGGGACGGCCGGCTGCTGCGCCTGACGCCCAAGGAGTTCGGCGTGCTGGAGCAGCTGCTGGCCGCCGGCGGTGACGTCATCAGCGCGGAGACGCTGCTGGAGAAGGTGTGGGACGAGCACGCCGACCCGTTCACCAACGCGGTCCGGATCACCGTCGGCACGCTGCGCCGCAAGCTCGGCGACCCGCCGCTGATCGAGACCGTCATCGGCGCCGGCTACCGGATCGGCCCGTGA
- a CDS encoding DUF4267 domain-containing protein, with protein MRPARLPSRGTAGAVLAVIGAIFIGYVGISYLLTPASMAPAFGLPSRPRAEGAGFLAVKGIRDVVSGLVILTVLLAGNRRVLGWVVLVTALTPLGDMILVLGSGGAAATAFGVHGATAAAVVLAGGLLLSGARPRPATPAP; from the coding sequence TTGAGGCCCGCGAGGCTGCCGTCCCGCGGCACGGCAGGCGCCGTGCTCGCCGTCATCGGCGCGATCTTCATCGGCTACGTCGGGATCTCGTACCTCCTCACCCCCGCGTCCATGGCGCCCGCCTTCGGCCTGCCGAGCCGGCCCCGGGCCGAGGGCGCGGGCTTCCTCGCCGTCAAGGGGATCCGGGACGTGGTGTCCGGGCTGGTGATCCTCACCGTCCTGCTCGCCGGGAACCGCCGCGTCCTCGGGTGGGTCGTGCTCGTCACCGCGCTCACCCCGCTCGGCGACATGATCCTCGTGCTGGGGTCCGGCGGAGCCGCCGCGACCGCCTTCGGCGTGCACGGCGCCACCGCGGCCGCGGTCGTCCTGGCCGGCGGCCTCCTGCTGAGCGGTGCCCGGCCACGGCCCGCCACGCCTGCGCCTTGA
- a CDS encoding HAD family hydrolase, whose product MVIPRLVATDLDGTLLRSDGTLSGRTLAALDRVRAAGTLVAVVTGRPPRRMAEPADRLRGDGLAICANGAIEYDLRTRRVLAEHAIPPDVAREIVRRLRGALPELTFAAEYRDRFAYEPGHELGGHDSRSPCGSTAPLSELVALPCVKLLARHPRLSAGELVAHAVIAVGDLATPVNTNRRRLVEICARGVDKATSLARLCERRGILPSQVMAFGDMPNDLPMLAWAGRSYAVANAHPAVLEAVRHHAPGNDDDGVAAVLETLYPRLAATAEGPILSPGSARTRSPTTTG is encoded by the coding sequence ATGGTGATCCCGCGCCTCGTCGCCACCGATCTCGACGGCACCCTTCTCAGGTCCGACGGCACGCTTTCGGGACGCACGCTGGCCGCGCTCGATCGGGTCAGAGCCGCTGGCACCCTTGTCGCCGTCGTGACCGGGCGGCCCCCGCGCCGGATGGCCGAGCCGGCCGACCGGCTCCGCGGCGACGGCCTGGCGATCTGCGCCAACGGGGCGATCGAGTACGACCTGCGCACGCGGCGGGTCCTGGCCGAGCACGCGATCCCGCCAGACGTCGCCCGTGAGATCGTCCGGCGGCTGCGCGGGGCGCTGCCCGAGCTGACGTTCGCCGCCGAGTATCGCGACCGCTTCGCCTATGAGCCCGGCCATGAGCTGGGCGGGCACGACTCCCGCTCGCCGTGCGGATCGACGGCGCCGCTGAGCGAACTGGTCGCCCTGCCCTGCGTCAAGCTTCTCGCTCGCCATCCGCGGCTGTCCGCCGGAGAGCTCGTCGCGCACGCCGTCATCGCCGTCGGCGACCTCGCGACCCCGGTGAACACCAACCGGCGGCGGCTCGTCGAGATCTGCGCGCGGGGGGTGGACAAGGCCACCTCACTCGCCCGGCTCTGCGAGCGGCGCGGCATCCTGCCGTCGCAGGTGATGGCGTTCGGCGACATGCCGAACGACCTCCCCATGCTGGCCTGGGCGGGCCGCTCGTACGCGGTCGCGAACGCGCACCCCGCCGTGCTGGAGGCGGTTCGCCACCACGCGCCCGGCAACGACGACGACGGAGTGGCGGCCGTCCTGGAAACGCTCTACCCGCGGCTCGCCGCCACCGCCGAAGGCCCGATCCTCAGCCCTGGATCTGCACGCACCCGGTCGCCCACAACGACCGGGTGA
- a CDS encoding peptidoglycan DD-metalloendopeptidase family protein codes for MSKLTRVLAAASATMAFGGTVLAAAPPASAASRDGVCDSGEFCYYFNSGNQGSVSDFTTSVADYATTQPTCYDFKGPGAGKGTCVKNSAAAAWNRTAKTVRVYFNSGYSGSYQDFAPGAKADLNATLKNQNASHQIGPSSAARSNMSYALYKASGGRITCGFDGYTSTSGRHEGIDFARGVGSNVYSLVAGEVVSVVRGATGRANLSTIAIYNAASNKTVIYLHSAPLSALRAGQRVSRGQAIATESWRGVSSRSSAHTHVEVRAGRVAQASKSVGDPHLDNANPAAFWAAQGYHVR; via the coding sequence ATGAGCAAGCTCACCAGGGTCCTCGCGGCGGCGAGCGCCACGATGGCGTTCGGCGGGACGGTCCTCGCGGCCGCGCCGCCCGCCTCGGCCGCGAGCCGGGACGGCGTCTGCGACAGCGGCGAGTTCTGCTACTACTTCAACAGCGGCAACCAGGGCTCCGTCTCCGACTTCACCACCTCCGTCGCCGACTACGCCACCACCCAGCCCACCTGCTACGACTTCAAGGGCCCCGGCGCCGGCAAGGGCACCTGCGTCAAGAACTCCGCGGCCGCCGCCTGGAACCGCACCGCCAAGACCGTCCGCGTCTACTTCAACAGCGGCTACAGCGGCAGCTACCAGGACTTCGCCCCCGGCGCCAAGGCCGACCTCAACGCCACCCTGAAGAACCAGAACGCCTCCCACCAGATCGGCCCGTCGTCGGCGGCGCGCAGCAACATGTCGTACGCGCTGTACAAGGCGAGCGGCGGCCGGATCACCTGCGGCTTCGACGGCTACACCTCCACCTCCGGCCGGCACGAGGGCATCGACTTCGCGCGCGGCGTGGGCTCGAACGTCTACTCGCTGGTGGCGGGCGAGGTCGTCAGCGTCGTACGCGGAGCCACCGGCCGGGCGAACCTCTCCACGATCGCCATCTACAACGCCGCCTCCAACAAGACGGTGATCTACCTGCACTCCGCCCCGCTGTCCGCCCTGCGCGCGGGCCAGCGGGTGAGCCGCGGCCAGGCGATCGCCACCGAGTCGTGGCGCGGGGTGTCGAGCCGGTCGTCCGCGCACACCCACGTCGAGGTGCGCGCCGGACGGGTCGCGCAGGCGTCCAAGAGCGTCGGCGACCCGCACCTGGACAACGCGAACCCGGCCGCGTTCTGGGCCGCGCAGGGTTACCACGTCCGATGA
- a CDS encoding TetR/AcrR family transcriptional regulator has protein sequence MPPRGRPRDAEVDERVLRIAAALLLERGYAGLSIDEVAERAGTAKTTLYRRWPTKDHLAVAVVARLQADDEITDTGDIRADLVDYLEKIAAGLNRMRAAGGREGPSSGTAGELVAAAARHEDIGRLTREQYARRNALALALIERARARGELRADLDAETLFDQLAGALYYRVMITGAPVDRAYAQRLVASALEGSLTCQ, from the coding sequence ATGCCGCCTCGCGGACGACCGCGCGACGCGGAAGTGGACGAGCGGGTGCTGCGGATCGCCGCCGCGCTGCTGCTCGAGCGCGGCTACGCCGGCCTGTCCATCGACGAGGTGGCCGAACGGGCCGGCACGGCCAAGACCACGCTGTACCGCCGCTGGCCCACCAAGGACCACCTGGCCGTGGCGGTGGTGGCGCGGCTGCAGGCGGACGACGAGATCACCGACACCGGCGACATCCGGGCCGACCTCGTCGACTACCTGGAGAAGATCGCCGCCGGGCTCAACCGCATGCGCGCGGCGGGCGGCCGCGAGGGCCCGTCGTCGGGCACGGCCGGCGAGCTGGTGGCCGCCGCGGCCCGGCACGAGGACATCGGCCGGCTCACCCGCGAGCAGTACGCCAGGCGCAACGCCCTCGCGCTCGCCCTCATCGAGCGCGCCCGCGCCCGCGGCGAGCTGCGCGCCGACCTCGACGCCGAGACGCTGTTCGACCAGCTGGCCGGCGCCCTCTACTACCGAGTGATGATCACAGGCGCGCCTGTCGACCGGGCCTACGCGCAGCGGCTCGTGGCGTCGGCGCTCGAAGGGAGCCTGACATGTCAATGA
- a CDS encoding cupin domain-containing protein — translation MSMITNTALVRAADAETIVSPAATGRLLLDSSDTGGALSTIRMTLTEGADGAVPHHHATSTELFYVLEGRARVLSGDEIVTLAAGDAAAVPPLTPHAFAAAPGHTADLLIVVAPGIQRFAYFRLLDRLRRGEATLEELLASQELYDNHFLDSPAWTRDRQAASSTAHAGGDR, via the coding sequence ATGTCAATGATCACGAACACGGCCCTGGTCCGCGCGGCCGACGCCGAGACGATCGTCTCGCCCGCGGCCACGGGCCGGCTGCTCCTCGACTCCAGCGACACCGGCGGCGCGCTGAGCACCATCAGGATGACGCTCACCGAGGGCGCCGACGGCGCCGTCCCGCACCACCACGCCACCTCCACCGAGCTGTTCTACGTCCTCGAAGGCAGGGCCCGGGTCCTGTCCGGCGACGAGATCGTGACGCTGGCGGCGGGCGACGCGGCGGCCGTGCCCCCGCTGACGCCCCACGCCTTCGCCGCCGCTCCCGGCCACACCGCCGACCTGCTCATCGTCGTCGCCCCCGGCATCCAGCGGTTCGCGTACTTCCGCCTGCTCGACCGCCTCCGCAGGGGCGAGGCCACGCTGGAGGAGCTGCTCGCCTCCCAGGAGCTGTACGACAACCACTTCCTCGACAGCCCCGCCTGGACCCGCGACCGCCAGGCCGCCTCGTCCACGGCCCACGCCGGAGGAGACCGTTGA
- a CDS encoding peptidoglycan-binding protein codes for MKLPARAAALMPAVLLASLTAAIAGPAAQAARAADAGALPSVNMAATVKAAQIDPRRPDDTLTPGARAGVLLVEEALRDRRLLDAKWVDGYFGTTTVAAYAGYQRSLGLTGLAANGLPGRTSLTKLGAGRFTVTDVVEPGAKVSVDGMTVDARTRDMLAEAERLLGRDLTLDQGSYNPGGDPTSAGTHDGGGVVDVSVKGMNAATRTAVVRALRLVGFAAWVRSPRQGDWPWHIHAAAISDTDLSSQAQHQIGDYYLGLNGLAGRGQDDGPRVAVRTWEEYRRR; via the coding sequence ATGAAGCTGCCCGCCCGCGCCGCCGCCCTCATGCCGGCCGTCCTGCTCGCTTCGCTGACGGCGGCGATCGCGGGACCGGCGGCACAGGCGGCGCGAGCGGCCGACGCCGGCGCGCTGCCGAGCGTGAACATGGCGGCCACCGTCAAGGCGGCGCAGATCGACCCGCGGCGGCCCGACGACACGCTGACCCCCGGCGCCAGGGCCGGCGTGCTCCTCGTCGAGGAGGCGTTGCGGGACCGGCGCCTGCTCGACGCGAAGTGGGTGGACGGCTACTTCGGCACCACGACGGTCGCCGCCTACGCCGGCTACCAGAGGTCGCTCGGGCTCACCGGGCTCGCCGCCAACGGCCTGCCGGGCCGGACGTCGCTCACCAAGCTCGGCGCCGGCCGCTTCACGGTCACGGACGTCGTCGAGCCGGGCGCCAAGGTGTCCGTGGACGGGATGACCGTCGACGCCCGCACGCGGGACATGCTGGCGGAGGCCGAGCGGCTGCTCGGCCGTGACCTCACGCTGGATCAGGGCTCGTACAACCCCGGCGGCGACCCCACGTCCGCGGGCACGCACGACGGCGGAGGCGTCGTGGACGTCTCGGTGAAAGGCATGAACGCCGCCACGCGCACCGCGGTCGTCCGCGCGTTGCGCCTGGTCGGCTTCGCCGCGTGGGTGCGCAGCCCGCGGCAGGGCGACTGGCCGTGGCACATCCACGCCGCCGCCATCAGCGACACCGACCTGTCCAGCCAGGCTCAGCACCAGATCGGTGACTACTACCTCGGCCTGAACGGGCTCGCCGGCCGCGGCCAGGACGACGGCCCGCGCGTCGCCGTCCGCACCTGGGAGGAGTACCGGCGCCGCTGA
- a CDS encoding FAD-dependent oxidoreductase, with protein MNPLRNPLHVIVAGGGIAGLCLAQGLRASGVDVRVHERDDSPAARAQGYRLGLKETGARALRECLPGDLYRLCRATAIRTATRMIFLDEQLRPRFQREIPPPPGGDDAPFGVNRLTLREILLTGLEDVVRFGSAVERYEPAPGGRVRVVFADGSQDVADLLVGADGTGSAVRRQLVPDAVIDELDRAVWGRTPITPALLDRIPPELVDSFNRVLGPAGAALSVATCRTPEPPSRAAARIAPRACLTDVPGYFSWMVAVPGGERPSAPADLHRLAARTVETWHPALGDLVAAADRDGTFGVSITSARPVRPWAEPAVTLLGDAIHTMSPGRGDGANVALQHAALLSRLLAGRASLAEAKQAYETRMLRDGFAAVERSRQAPFAPFARTGGAR; from the coding sequence ATGAATCCCCTCAGAAACCCCCTCCACGTCATCGTGGCCGGCGGCGGCATCGCCGGCCTCTGCCTCGCCCAGGGCCTGCGCGCCTCGGGCGTCGACGTCCGCGTGCACGAACGCGACGACTCCCCGGCCGCCCGTGCGCAGGGCTACCGGCTGGGCCTCAAGGAGACCGGGGCGCGGGCGCTGCGCGAGTGCCTGCCCGGCGACCTCTACCGGCTGTGCCGCGCCACCGCCATCCGCACCGCCACCCGCATGATCTTCCTGGACGAGCAGCTCCGGCCCAGGTTCCAGCGCGAGATCCCGCCGCCGCCCGGCGGCGACGACGCCCCGTTCGGCGTCAACCGGCTCACCCTCAGGGAGATCCTGCTGACCGGCCTGGAGGACGTCGTACGGTTCGGCTCCGCCGTCGAGCGCTACGAGCCGGCGCCCGGCGGCCGGGTCCGCGTCGTGTTCGCCGACGGCTCGCAGGACGTGGCCGACCTGCTGGTCGGCGCCGACGGCACCGGCTCGGCGGTCCGGCGGCAACTCGTTCCCGACGCCGTCATCGACGAGCTGGACCGGGCCGTCTGGGGCCGCACCCCGATCACGCCCGCCCTCCTGGACCGGATCCCGCCCGAGCTGGTCGACAGCTTCAACCGCGTCCTCGGCCCCGCCGGCGCCGCCCTCTCCGTGGCGACCTGCCGCACCCCGGAACCACCCTCGCGGGCAGCCGCGCGCATCGCCCCGCGCGCCTGCCTGACCGACGTCCCCGGCTACTTCTCCTGGATGGTCGCCGTCCCCGGCGGCGAACGCCCGTCCGCGCCCGCGGACCTGCACCGGCTGGCCGCCCGCACCGTCGAGACCTGGCACCCGGCGCTCGGCGACCTCGTCGCCGCCGCCGACCGCGACGGCACGTTCGGCGTCTCGATCACCTCGGCCCGCCCCGTCCGGCCCTGGGCCGAGCCCGCCGTCACCCTGCTCGGCGACGCGATCCACACCATGTCGCCGGGCCGGGGCGACGGCGCCAATGTCGCGCTCCAGCACGCCGCGCTGCTGTCCCGCCTGCTCGCCGGGCGCGCGTCCCTGGCCGAGGCCAAGCAGGCGTACGAGACGCGGATGCTGCGCGACGGCTTCGCCGCCGTCGAACGCTCCCGCCAAGCCCCGTTCGCCCCCTTCGCCAGGACGGGCGGCGCCCGGTGA